One genomic region from Candidatus Tisiphia endosymbiont of Dioctria linearis encodes:
- a CDS encoding M15 family metallopeptidase, whose amino-acid sequence MLNKTTNLPEGFEYLDQIDPTIIQQMMYYSTRNFIGERIRGYKAPRAILTKQAAIALKNVQQDIKNDNYSLVVYDAYRPQKAVQHFVVWGEDTADQRMKESYYPYINKTEIFLLGYVAKQSPHSRGSTVDLTIIELGKQLNTSPKMIKRTIKDGRSIPYFDDNTVDMCSSVDLMDSVSCHDSDLINQRYLQNRNYLRAKMKKHNFEEYSPEWWHYTLQDEPYKDQYFDFDVE is encoded by the coding sequence ATGTTGAATAAAACAACTAATTTGCCTGAAGGCTTTGAGTATCTGGATCAAATAGATCCAACTATAATTCAACAAATGATGTATTATAGTACTAGGAATTTTATAGGAGAACGGATCAGGGGCTATAAAGCTCCTAGAGCTATACTAACTAAACAAGCCGCGATTGCCCTAAAAAATGTTCAGCAAGATATAAAAAATGATAACTATTCTTTAGTAGTTTATGATGCTTATAGACCCCAAAAAGCTGTACAACATTTTGTTGTCTGGGGAGAGGATACTGCTGATCAAAGAATGAAAGAATCTTACTATCCATACATTAATAAGACTGAAATTTTTTTGTTAGGTTATGTTGCTAAGCAATCACCTCATAGTCGTGGAAGTACGGTTGATCTGACTATTATTGAACTTGGAAAACAATTAAATACCAGCCCTAAAATGATCAAAAGAACCATAAAAGATGGTCGCTCCATACCCTATTTTGACGATAATACGGTTGACATGTGTAGTTCTGTAGACCTTATGGATTCGGTATCTTGTCATGATAGTGACCTAATTAATCAACGCTACTTACAAAATCGTAATTATTTACGGGCAAAAATGAAAAAGCATAATTTTGAGGAATATTCTCCTGAATGGTGGCATTATACTTTACAAGACGAGCCTTATAAAGATCAGTATTTTGATTTTGATGTTGAATAA